One region of Acropora muricata isolate sample 2 chromosome 13, ASM3666990v1, whole genome shotgun sequence genomic DNA includes:
- the LOC136896764 gene encoding uncharacterized protein, with amino-acid sequence MHNLFLGTSKKMFKVWTDLKLFSKSQLKEIEERINSVEVPCDIGRLPMRITSNCGSYTAEQWKNWTLIYSIFCLKGVLPEEHFRCWQTFVLACKYLCQSVISKTDPEIADGLILKFCKSVETLYGKHVITPNMHLHNHLKEVILDHGPVTSFWCFSFERFNGILGSTTTNKRSVELQLMRQFLISRQLKDMDLPEQYQDDFHHLCSPTGMVNADVKDDASPLSWSVKHEFNNVATKAPLHGINWRNDSGVTVPSNFKLVHFDEDDAALLRDVYQIMYPESEIEMGSLGESIRKFGSLNIWSTTFGSKMQPRGIRSGKILASWPTDNGKDVLQETFCLSAGTVQYYFRHSVKVGDEHLTHHFACVRWYLPHRESTSLYGNPVRVCENRFYPGGPSSFMPVQRIFSRFASAELELEGQKHIAVVPVMRNVHL; translated from the coding sequence ATGCACAATCTTTTTCTCGGCACttcgaaaaaaatgtttaaagtaTGGACTGACTTAAAACTATTTTCAAAGAGTCAGcttaaagaaattgaagaaaggATCAATTCTGTAGAAGTTCCCTGCGACATTGGACGACTGCCCATGAGAATAACTAGCAATTGTGGTTCCTACACGGCGGAACAATGGAAAAACTGGACACTTATTTACTCAATTTTCTGCCTGAAAGGAGTCTTACCAGAAGAACATTTCCGATGTTGGCAAACGTTTGTGCTGGCATGCAAATATCTATGCCAGTCTGTGATTTCAAAAACTGACCCGGAAATTGCCGATGGTTTAATACTGAAATTTTGCAAGTCCGTGGAGACCCTGTATGGTAAACATGTTATTACGCCAAATATGCACCTGCACAATCACTTAAAAGAAGTCATACTTGACCATGGACCAGTTACTAGCTTTTGGTGTTTCAGTTTCGAACGTTTCAATGGAATTTTGGGAAGCACCACAACAAATAAGAGATCTGTTGAGCTACAACTCATGAGGCAATTTTTAATATCAAGGCAACTGAAAGACATGGATTTACCAGAACAGTACCAAGACGACTTCCACCATTTGTGCTCACCTACAGGTATGGTTAACGCTGATGTTAAAGACGACGCCTCCCCTTTAAGCTGGTCTGTTAAACACGAGTTTAATAATGTTGCAACAAAGGCGCCACTTCATGGAATAAATTGGAGAAATGATTCCGGTGTTACGGTACCTTCAAACTTCAAACTGGTTCACTTCGATGAGGATGATGCTGCTTTGTTGAGAGACGTTTATCAAATCATGTACCCAGAAAGCGAGATTGAAATGGGCAGTCTCGGCGAAAGCATTCGCAAGTTTGGCTCGTTAAATATTTGGTCTACTACCTTTGGATCGAAAATGCAACCGAGAGGAATTCGTTCTGGCAAGATATTAGCGTCCTGGCCAACAGACAATGGCAAAGATGTCCTTCAAGAAACATTCTGTTTGTCCGCAGGCACTGTACAATATTATTTCAGACATTCAGTTAAAGTGGGCGATGAGCATCTCACACATCACTTTGCTTGCGTGAGATGGTATTTACCACACAGGGAGTCTACAAGTCTATACGGCAATCCCGTAAGAGTCTGTGAAAACAGATTCTACCCAGGAGGACCCTCGTCGTTTATGCCAGTTCAAAGGATATTCTCCAGATTTGCCTCTGCTGAACTCGAATTAGAGGGACAGAAACATATAGCAGTGGTTCCCGTCATGAGAAATGTACACCTATAG